A single genomic interval of Verrucomicrobiota bacterium harbors:
- a CDS encoding SUMF1/EgtB/PvdO family nonheme iron enzyme — MLSPGLIFISYRRSDSIAETGRIYDRLVAKFGRDRVFKDVDSIPFGVNFAEYLDQAVSQCEVVLVAIGKTWLNVTDKDGVRRLDKPDDFVRIEVESALQRNIPVIPLLLQGASMPCRSQLPKSLQPLVRRNGIEVGYDPRFHNDMNRLVKNLESSLKVAKSNPEPGFQITSQSTLTIGIERENELKSYVNKKLKTIDLNYGISITLSCIPSGKFQMGAPDCDKDSDGAEKPQHEVNIPGFWMSIYPVTQAQYQVIMGKKSSYFSDQEASHPVTNVSWNDAKSFCEKITQLVGMEFRLPSESEWEYACRAGTKSSFYFGEELTDKLANFNGNDTTSVGSFPANEFQLYDMHGNVYEWCQDHWHNSYHNAPRNGLPWLEKINSGLRVLRGGAWRDCNSRYCRSTYRISSGVSNRRNYYGFRVVCPLQNSI; from the coding sequence AGACCGGTCGAATTTATGATCGTTTAGTGGCTAAATTCGGTCGAGACCGTGTTTTTAAGGACGTGGATAGCATCCCTTTTGGGGTTAACTTTGCAGAGTATCTGGACCAGGCCGTAAGCCAGTGCGAAGTAGTGTTGGTTGCAATTGGTAAGACTTGGCTAAATGTAACAGATAAAGATGGTGTCCGTCGGCTTGATAAGCCTGATGACTTTGTCAGGATTGAGGTGGAATCAGCTCTGCAGCGAAATATTCCAGTGATTCCCCTGTTATTACAAGGTGCTAGCATGCCTTGTCGTTCTCAACTGCCAAAGTCATTGCAGCCACTTGTTCGGCGTAATGGGATCGAAGTGGGCTATGATCCGCGCTTTCATAATGATATGAATAGGCTGGTCAAAAATCTTGAAAGTTCTTTAAAGGTAGCAAAGTCAAATCCTGAGCCAGGATTCCAAATAACATCTCAATCTACTCTCACTATTGGAATAGAACGAGAAAATGAGCTTAAGAGCTATGTGAATAAAAAACTCAAGACCATAGATTTAAATTATGGCATCAGCATTACTCTAAGCTGCATTCCTAGCGGAAAATTTCAAATGGGTGCTCCTGATTGTGATAAGGACAGCGATGGGGCCGAGAAACCTCAGCACGAGGTGAATATTCCAGGTTTTTGGATGAGTATTTATCCCGTAACCCAAGCTCAATATCAAGTGATAATGGGAAAGAAATCAAGTTATTTCTCAGACCAAGAGGCTAGTCACCCAGTGACAAATGTATCTTGGAATGATGCAAAATCGTTTTGTGAAAAAATTACTCAACTAGTAGGTATGGAGTTCCGCTTACCTAGTGAGTCTGAATGGGAATATGCATGCCGAGCAGGAACAAAATCTTCATTTTATTTTGGAGAAGAACTAACTGATAAGCTGGCAAATTTTAATGGAAATGATACAACCTCTGTAGGTAGCTTTCCAGCTAATGAGTTTCAGCTTTATGATATGCATGGCAACGTTTATGAGTGGTGTCAAGACCACTGGCATAATTCTTACCATAATGCCCCCCGAAATGGATTGCCCTGGCTAGAGAAAATTAATTCAGGTCTCAGAGTTCTTCGGGGAGGCGCGTGGAGAGACTGTAATTCAAGGTATTGCCGCTCGACTTACAGAATTAGTAGTGGTGTAAGTAATCGTCGTAATTACTATGGATTTCGCGTTGTTTGCCCACTTCAAAACTCTATCTAA